A DNA window from Xiphias gladius isolate SHS-SW01 ecotype Sanya breed wild chromosome 3, ASM1685928v1, whole genome shotgun sequence contains the following coding sequences:
- the LOC120783102 gene encoding peroxisomal membrane protein PMP34, translated as MSDNGGSAVGLLSYETLVHAVAGAMGSVTAMTVFFPLDTAKSRLQVDEKRKSNSTPIILAEIVKEEGLQSLYRGWFPVISSLCCSNFVYFYTFNTLKKLTASGPGKSRPGKDLLMGIVAGVVNVVLTTPMWVVNTRLKLQGAKFRNEDLQQTQYKGIFDAFSQIIATEGVGTLWNSTLPSLILVLNPAVQFMFYEAMKRKAGKGGRKISSAEIFFIGAIAKAIATTATYPLQTVQAILRFGQYKGDGKGGVIGSLSNIFSLLMDRIKRNGVFGLYKGLEAKLLQTVLTAALMFVVYEKITATTFKIMSLNKKLKK; from the exons ATGTCGGACAACGGCGGCTCGGCTGTCGGCCTTCTGTCTTACGAGACGCTGGTTCATGCCGTGGCAGGTGCAATG GGGAGTGTGACAGCTATGACCGTCTTCTTTCCTCTGGACACGGCCAAAAGCAGACTGCAGG tggatGAGAAGCGAAAGTCTAACTCCACCCCCATCATCCTGGCTGAGATTGTAAAGGAAGAAGGCCT TCAGTCTCTGTACAGAGGCTGGTTCCCAGTCATCTCCAGCCTCTGCTGCTCCAACTTTGTCTACTTCTACACCTTCAACACGCTGAAGAAGCTGACGGCTTCTGGTCCAGGCAAGTCCAGACCTGGCAAAGACCTGCTCATGGGGATCGTGGCAG GGGTGGTGAATGTGGTCCTGACCACTCCCATGTGGGTGGTCAACACTCGGCTGAAGCTGCAGGGGGCAAAGTTCAGAAACGAAGACCTCCAGCAGACCCAGTACAAGGGCATAtttg ATGCTTTCTCACAGATCATAGCCACTGAGGGAGTGGGAACCCTGTGGAACAGCACTCTGCCCTCTCTCATCCTCGTCCTCAACCCAGCTGTGCAGTTCATGTTTTATGAGGCCATGAAGAGGAAGGCAGgcaagggagggaggaag ATATCCTCAGCAGAGATCTTTTTCATCGGAGCCATTGCCAAGGCCATTGCTACCACTGCGACATATCCTCTTCAGACAGTTCAGGCCATCCTGAGG TTCGGTCAGTACAAAGGTGATGGCAAGGGTGGTGTGATTGGAAGCCTCTCAAACATTTTCTCCCTGCTCATGGACAGAATCAA GAGGAATGGTGTTTTTGGTTTGTACAAAGGCCTGGAGGCCAAGCTGCTGCAGACGGTACTGACAGCTGCCCTCATGTTTGTTGTGTACGAGAAGATCACTGCCACCACCTTCAAAATCATGAGTCTGAACAAGAAACTGaagaagtga